accaagacataatagatattatccaagggtaatatggtctctctagcaactatatataccccgatctcttaactgcaacaattattaaagaccaaattaatgttttattttattggacacagtgtttggaaaagtttcattgagaatcaccacatgaaacattgcaaagcgccactggatgtaatcgcacacaaagtaagtactatatatatataattcaattaacactatgcatgctttcaattcactggatcttttttctcgtaaaagtgggttctgaggcaagaacaggggaacaactactgcggatactatgtttgtgagtttATCGAggcgtacacaaaaagaactcctgaagagatcatCAAAGTATGTTATATCTGCCCATGGTTTACCCTATAGAActaaagtaatagagaagtatttaggaatCTTGATCTCACCCGTTGTCCTCTCAATTTAGCTAGACTGCTCATTTATGGAATTCCCTTATGTGTGTGTCATTATTTATAATTGTTATCATAAACaacacttacccccactttagttttGCTAGTATACTagctagtagatacatgatggtgaacaatcaacttctttaaccattgtttccctatggataaatatAATACTCTGGAATACtcagtgaaagctacaacggtatccgtgcgcttgcggatttatctctGTGCGTTTAAAATTACCAACAAGCtctctggcgccgttgccggggaaacaattggcgtaaaTAGCTTGATGTCTGCTAATCTAGTTGTGACTAGCTTTCGTGGGATTATCCCTGTTCTATTAAATTATggaaaagacaggacaacagacGCCGTTGCGACCTTTCGACGAGTttacacaagaaaagaagaaacattgaagaacccagAGTGCCTAAACATTCATGATCTATCAACAATAGAACCCTGCCATCTCACAtgtattgtgtgtgtgtgtgtatatatatattttttctaaccatgtgtagatcggAGAAAAGGTCGCCGTCACAAGTATTCAAATCTCATCCCATGTGACAAACAAAGACACCGCACAACTCACAAATTCCATTGTGaatcatggtaagtatgatcaagataGGTGAAATAGTCTTgttcatggactttaaacttgatgagtatTTATCTTCTAATTTTTATATTCCACtgcatgtttactttgaataatcgATGCATCCGCTTCCATTTAGTTTGAattttctcatatcaaatccacagcATGCTTAGCCCCTTTCATATATTCATTCCACTTCCATCtttattaaacaaaaaaaatctcTCACCATGATTATGCTCTTTCATAAATCTCTATAatactttcatgctacctttgtttgctatagtatatgcttagattttgaagtaTCTTCATAcacctttttaaattaagcatgaagcttagtttaaactattttcctaAATTAAATTAGACGCGGTGTCTAGCTTGATTCTTGAACTAAAAGGTGTGCTAATTTTAGtttcaaaggcttttaaattatgCGTGGTACTTAGGTTAAAAtgtcttcctaaatcaaattagatgtggtgtctaggttgattttttaaCCGATAAtatgctttagtagatactggttattttgttggactaacccctgtagaAAACCCTCAACTTCAATTTAGAAAAGTCCTGAGATGAATTCATAttagagatgaatcaaggcatatgatgaactccaataactttgcacaaagaagacccGACTCATTCTTCATAgaaggaagaactgtgagtatcaaggtttattcacttatcttttgttgtAAGTTATCTTTGCCTTAAAACATGCTAGAATGCAGCGAACACATGGAACATGATAAATAAAATTTATGGTAAAGTAATCATAAAACTATCCTTTCATTAGCACAGATAAAAATCCCTCAAATTATGGACAACAACCTGCATTGCAAATTTATTGTATTCCCTCAGGTATGTGTCTACTAACATTTTGCAGGGATGAATAAAGATAAGCTATGCCAATTCATGGTTTGGTTTGAATCTTCATACCCAAGCCAAACCACCACTTCAGTTTTGGAACAAAGAGAAAGAAGATGAGTGCCATAAAACGGATCTACAataaaagcactcactcatagaaGTGGACGGACAAATCAACAGGCTACAAGTAATGTCAAAGACAACCTAGCATTGAGCTTTCCTAAGACTCAAACAAGGATGCTGATGAGAAGCAAGGTGCAACCGACCTCATATTAGTCATAATATGTCTGCTTTCATCATCTTTGAAGACACCATCTTGCATGTCGACAGCAAGGACAAGGCAACGAGATGCCACTACACCATAACGCGCATCATCGTGTCAACAAATATCAGTAATCAATGAGGTCTGTCGACGGTGTCTCGTAAGGCCGTTAATGACCATGATCGCGAGACGATATCCCATAGACATTGGAGATGAAACTTTCATACAAGTATCAATGAGGTTCCTTCCTTGACCATCAAGACAGCTGGCGTATCGCTATCAAAGATAGAAGAACAACTCTCCGGGTGCGTGCTTAGAAGGAACGAGGCCCATGTGAGCAGGTGCGACGTGGTGTCGTGCCCGGCGAAGAAGAAGGTCTTGCACTCGTCGATGATCTCGTCCATGCTCAGCATCGGCGTCTCGCCGTGCTCCGGCGCGCACGCCTCCAGCATGAGCCCTAGCAGGTCGTTCCCGTAGCCGGCGGTATCCTTGGCGAGGCGGATCTTTATGATGTCCATGAGCATGCCCCTCACCTGCTTGTCCAGCTTCCATGTCCGGAGGTTCTTCTCGGTTGGGACTTGGGAGGTACTTGAGGGCTGGGATCTGGACGTTGAAAAAAGTGGAGAAGGCCAGGTACTGGAGCTCCCTCTGCGCCAGGAAGACCCGTTTCCCCTCGTCGTACCTGCTCCCGAACGCAGTGTGCGAGATCACGTCGGCGGTGAGCTCCTCAAACCGGCTGCTCAGCTCGATCTCCACTTCACCGCCCTTCGCGAGCTGTGCCTCCCACTCGGACATCATGGAGCGAGCACAGTCGGACATGGTCGCCGTCATCATCTTGATCTTGTCCATGTTGAAGGCCGGGTGCACGACCTTGCGGTGGCGCTTCCAGTCGTCCCCATCGGTGAGGACGAGGCCCCTGCCGAGGAGGCGGGAGATGTGCGGGTTCATGAGGTTCTTGGGGTAGAGGCCGGTGCGGTCGAAGAGCACCTTCCTGACCACGTTCACGTCCGTCACGCACACGTTCGGCCTCGCGCCGGTCCAGTACACGAACGTCTTGCCTGCAGCCACGCACGGAGCCTCGTAAGTAAGAAACACAACAATCCTGCCAAGAAacagcatgttcggttggctgattcgtatcgttgctggtttgtgaagaagtactgctggctggttcgtgaagaagtactgctggctggttcgtatcgttgctggttcgtaagtcaaatttacaatcgtttacgacaagccacagccaaacgaacaggctgaaagcgTGCGAGCGCCGACGAAGGACGCAATACACCAGCCACCAGGTCTGTGACGGCTGACGACGACGTACCGTAGAGCGCGATCCACTTGCGGAAGTCATATGAAGTGCACAAGGAAGCCTTTAGAAATGGAAAGCTCGAAGTGGCTTCTGCTCAGCACCCATATCGCATATGCTCATAATGTGCTCCCTAATTCCACGTGCCTATCATAGCATGAGGTAAGCATCTTCATGATGAGAGTTTCAGCATAGGTATTAGATGAGCTCCTTAAATTCTCCTCAATCGAGTTCGTCCAGAACTTCACAATAGTCAACTCCATCAACTTTCTTATCGAGAAATTCTCCTCTTATATGCCAATAgggatcgattgcataaggatcataTGATCAAACTTAGCCAGGAATGTGCAAGAGGCACTAGTACGAGCATAAAAACATGTATCTCAAATATAAACACATGACCTCTAATTCACATGTTCATTCAATCTTTTATTTAGATTTTTCATGACCTCTTATGCTCATTCAATCTTtatttagatttttcattttatatttATTTAAAATAGATCTAGGTCCTCGACTATACTCTTAGTTACTATAGTAGCATAAATAGCATTTTGGCATGAACCATGACTCTCAAGATGTTTAATTACCTTTATCAACAAATTATATGCATAGTAGTGTTATTttataaaagatggagtattttacAATTAAAACACATCATTGATGTGTCATAATATTTTAGTCAAAATGCATAAACTTATCCAAAATATGACTTATAAAGTTTATTAACATTGGAGTATTGATATAATTTAAAATAATTGTAAATGTTGTTGCTATGTGTTTTTTCAaaagaatattttcacaattgataaattataaaaatatatatttctcGCTATTATATGAATAATTtagtttataaaaatatatatttctgAGTTATTTCGTGTATGGATTTAGGATGAAAGGACCAAACTGCCTCTACATTACCAGCTAGGAATGTGCTTAGAATTTAGCCATTGGGTGGGCATTTTGGTCCATCAATTGTAACTTGGACATATAAATAGTCCCCCCCCCCTAAAATAAAGTAGACACAATATTCCATATTACAAAAAAAAATCCATTCATTAGCATTTGCCTAAATCCTCACTCTATATTGATCCAACACTTCGGTCAAGGACAACAACCGTAACATAATCGAGTAGTTTAGAAACATATATAACTTAATTTATGTTTATTTAGTTATCTTATATGTCAAAATctatttttaatttaaaattagATTTTAGGAATAATTTAGTTTATATTTTATAGTGTCAGAGATGGATAATTTAGATATGTATTACAAGGTACTTAGTATTATCTTTTACAGTATGCTAGACTAGAGGTGGGTAAATTAATTGCAAATTTAGGTATCACGCTGTATATCTTTCATAATAGTCGAGGTTGGTAATTTATATGCAAATTTAGAAAGGTTACTTTAAATTATCTTTATAATGGCAGAGGTAGATAATTTTAGTTGTAGACTTAGAGGTGAATTTATATATTGTTATGACGGCATATTATTATTGGATATATTATAAAGATCCAATGATTATTATCAGCAATAATGATGATAAAGTCTACCAAATTAATGGCTAAATTGTTTTGTTTATTATGAGATTTTATATGATTAATCTTTTTTCAAAGAACATCCTGTGTTAAGATTAAGATACTTGGATCATTGGTGCATGGGAAATTCTGAATTAAGATTGTTCAATCCAAGTAATAATCTAGCTAAACATTTACATATATGGTGGAATTGGAGTATACCAGGCACCAAGCAAAAAAAAAGAATAGGACATACATTATGTAGGATACATAGATATAAGTAGCAAAAAGAAAGGAAATATAACCGACATCCTATGTCACATCTGGCACGCACCATGAAACCTACAAGCGCTTGAGGAGCATGGGGAGCCCGTGCCTTGGGCGCAGGGTGATCACGTCCATGGGCGCGTGGACGTATTTGGGGGACAGGTCGAGGGCAAACCTCTGCAAGATCATGGCGACCACGGCCTTTGCCTCGATCATTGCGAAGTTCTGACCGATGCACGACCTTGGCCCGCTGGAGAAGGACAGCAGCGCATTGGGGTACTTGGCCGCCCTTGTCACCCCGTTTTCGAACCTCTCCGGCTTGAACTCGCCGGCGTCGTCGCCCCAGACCTCCTTGTCACGGTGGATCGTCGCGATTGGAATGGTCAGGATCGCGCCCTCGGGTACCCTGACGCCGCCGAGGTCGAGATCTGATCCTGCCTTCCTCTGGATCAGGGACACCGGGCCGTACAGCCGCAGAGTCTCCAGGAGGAACATGTTGACTAGCTTCAACTTGTTGAGCGCGTCGCCGGTGGGGACCTCGTCGCCGCACTCCCGCCGCACCTCCTCCCGGAGCCTCTCCTGCCACTCCGGGTGCGTGCTTAGAAGGAACGAGGCCCATGTGAGCAGGTGCGACGTGGTGTCGTGCCCGGCGAAGAAGAAGGTCTTGCACTCGTCGATGATCTCGTCCATGCTCAGCATCGGTGTCTCGCCGTGCTCCGGCGCGCACGCCTCCAGCATGAGCCCTAGCAGGTCGTTCCCGTAGCCGGCGGTGTCCTTGTTGGCGAGGCGGGTCTTTATGATGTCCATGAGCATGCCCCTCACCTGCTTGTCCAGCTTCCATGTCCGGAGGTTCTTCTCGGTTGGGAGGTACCTGAGGGCTGGGATCTGGACGTTGAAAAAAGTGGAGAAGGCCAGGTACTGGAGCTCCCTCTGCGCCAGGAAGACCCGTTTCCCCTCGTCGTAGCTGCTCCCGAACGCCGTGTGCGAGATCACGTCGGCGGTGAGCTCCTCAAACCGGCTGCTCAGCTCGATCTCCACTTCACCGCCCTTCGCGAGCTGTGCCTCCCACTCGGACATCATGGAGCGAGCACAGTCGGACATGGTGACCGTcatcatcttgagcttgtccatgTTGAAGGCCGGGTGCACGACCTTGCGGTGGCGCTTCCAGTCGTCGCCGTCGGTGAGGACGAGGCCCTTGCCGAGCAGGCGGGAGATGTGCGGGTTCATGAGGTTCTTGGGGTAGAGGCCGTTGCGGTCGAAGAGCACCTGCCTGACCACGTTGACGTCCGCCACGCACACGTTCGGCCTCGCGCCGGTCCAGTACACGAAGGTCCGCCCTGAAGCAGAACAAACAAGGCCGTCAGAGGCTGATGCAACGTGATCGATGGAGCCTCGAGCGTCGCGTCGCGTCGAAGCAGGGCGCCAACTAGCTAGCGATCGATGGACGCATCACGTACCGTAGAGCGCGATCCACTTGCGGAGGTGCGGCTGCACCATGGGAATGAAGTCATGGTCGTCGACGTCCAGCGTGACGGCGGCGCCCTCGCCGCGGAGCCGCTTGATCTCGCCGAGGCTCCCGGTGAAGAACCTGTACTCCGGGCCGCACACGCCCTGCGCGCGGAACCTCCGGGTGATGGCGTAGGGGCGCCAGACGAGGTGCACCAGCGCGTTGAACGCCCACGACGCCAGCACCGCCGCAacggccgccgccaccatccaGGCCACTCCCATGGCTCGCGGTCACTGCCTCTCTTTGACGAGCTGCTGCCTCTCAGTCAGATCTGCACGTACGGCAGAGTAGGAAATCTTCTACTAGACCGCTTGGTTTTCTCGCTGGGTTGAAATTggaagaaagctggttttgccgCTGACACTTGGATCGGAGGTGAGGTTGTTTGtgtggaatgaatgaatgctgaGGCTGGTGGAGTCTCCTGCTATTTATACCGTGTTTGTGGGTTTGACCTTTGACGTTCTAGTCGCCGAGCAAATTGGTGGTGGCCTGGCAAGCGCGGGTTGTCTGGTGAGATGAGATCAGTGATGATGTCACTGATTCTTTGTCTGGATGTGCACCAGCAGCTTGTGAACAGTTGTTGCAGGAGACTGATGAAGAAGCCGCGTAGCCCTTGCTGTTTCTGGAAGGCCAAGCCGTCTCAAATGTTTAGTTTTTAATTTACTCTGTCATTAGATTGTCTCGTCACGTTTCAGTTTCATTATTAAAATTATACGAAACGTGCGAACACTTCAAGGGCCTatttgcttgaacttatcagctaaaatctacagtatttttctctcacaacaaaacagcttcggCCGTAAGCCAGCTTTAATACGAGCCGAACAGACCCTAAGTTCATAGCGTATTGTACTTGAAGTAGATAAACAAACACGCGCACGTAGTATATTAGCAGTCTTTTGTCGAAACGTTGGAAGGACAGAGGAAGCTGGTTGCCTGCTTGCGGAGTCTGTTGATTCATTCTCGGTATGTAAAAATGGTGCGCTTGGATCTTGGACTCGCAATCACGGGTGACATCAGAACCTAGGTCAGCAGCACTACTACTTGTTTGAAGAAGGCGAGTGCACGCATACAGTTGTAGTCAGCCTTCAGCTGTGCGTACTCTTGTCTCTGTCCTACTGTCCTTCTAGAAACAAATATCCGCTTAACGAAAAAGAGCATACGATTGTTGATAAAAAAGTGTgcctagcgtccggacgtctATATAGACACGTGAATAGCCGCATAACCTGTCTCCGTACGCCTCGCTTCGACTCGCACGCATACCCCGCCCTCGACGCTACGCGAGTGGTATTCAGGGTATAGTATTTCTACGAGGAACGGAGGTGTAAGAAGTCTCTTAGCTAGTCTACCCAGGAGAAACACTTACCCGAGTGATCCTTCCTGTTGTTCTCCTAGGTAGACTAGCCAAGAGACTTCTTACAGCTTCGTTCCTCGTGAAAATACAATAACCTGAATAccaccgggtgaagtgctacaacggcaCTTCTGTGCACTTGCGGACTTTTCTGCTTacgctaagaagcaccaacaagcatttcagGCGCCATTGCTGTGGAACGGTTGTTGTTTTAGTCTCCGAACCTAGTTTGCTCGTGTATCCTTTGTTTTTACCTTTCTTGTCTTTTTACTCTTTTCTAATGGAGCAACATACCATTCAAAACATTTCTGCTCCCAAGGGCGAGTTCGTTGAACCACCACAATCATCGAAGCCAATCACAACTTCTAGTTACGAACTCCaccctagcttcatagccatggtTTAGGAACATACCTTCTTGCAGTTAGATTATGAAAACCCCTACCATCACCTAAGGGAGTTTGAGCAGCTCTGTGCTTGCCTGACCATCTCGGGCGTGTCACAAGAAACTCTTcggtggaagttgtttcctttctcacTTGATGAGAGGGCTAAATAATGAAACACCCACAACGTAGGGAAGGTAGCTAGCGATTGGGAAGAACTAAGGAACATATTCTGTCTTGCGTTCTGCCCTATATCCTGAATCGCTGCCCTACGACAAGAGATCCTTAACTTtcaacaaaaagagaaggaaaccataggAGCAGCCTGGGACCATTTTTCAATCCTAACAAGGTCCGTCCCAGACTTTTCTATACCAAGCCATGTGCTATTACAACATTTTTTGCTAGGACTTAGCAAGGAGTCTGCCCTACAGCTCGATATTGCTGCCGAAGGTTCTTTCACCCACAAAACCACAGTGGAAGGAGAAACTCTCCTAGACTGCATTCTAGAGAACGCTCCCACGCTAGAATCCCTTCGAATAGAACCAGAGCAATTTCACGAGGAAGTCTCTTCGGCTGAGGCCGAACCCGCACCTTTAGAGAAACCCTCGCCCAAACCAGAAGATCCGAATTCGGACCTTCCGTACTTCGAGGATGACTTTTTCAATGATTTCGGAAACACCTCGAAATACTCATGTCAAAAGAAGCCACTAGTTTCTGTCACTCCTCATGAACCTTTAGACGAAGAATCCCTTAGAGAATCAATCAAGGAGTTGACTGCTATCATGAGCATTGAATGGGTGGAAGAGGTAGAGCGTTCTTCTATAGAAATTCAGATTCGCGTCCCTCCTTCAACCATCCGATGCAAGGTTCTTGGAACAATGGTGGATGTGCTTTACTCACCCACTGTTGGAGCAAATTTGATGTCTACATCTTTTGCATCTACCTGTTTTGGCAATGAACCCCTTGCTCCAGCAAACACAACTTTTAGAGATAAACCATGGTCTATCCTAAAAGGACATGGAATTATGCACAATACCACAATTCATCACGATGATGCCGTAACATTTAGGATTTTGACATCATGATAGGGCATCCCCTACAAAAGCTCTTTATACAACCACCATCATCAAGGGATCTGAGCATAAAGTTGGGGAGAGAcactttttccatttctatcacTCGATCTAAAAACTCGATGGCAGAATCTCTCCCTGATCCAAAACGGCCCAAGGAAGTCATGTCGGTCTTGCCCTTTGATTCTCCTAAATCATCCCTAGAAAAGGATGCGAAACTCTTCGTAGAAGAAGAGGACGACTTTGGAGAAACCATTGACCTTCCCCAAGAGGAAGCACCGGCATGATCTCCGGTTGAGCTAAAACCCCTACCCGCAAGCCTACGTTATGCTTTCTTGAATGGAGATAAAGAAACTCCTATAATCATTAGCGATAAACTGTCTGATGAGGAGACATCCAAACTAATCTCCATCTTAGATAAACATAGGTCAGTTTTTGGGTATTCCCTACAAGATCTCAAGGGGATTAGCCCAACTCTCTGTACCCATCACATTCCGATTGATCTTTCGAGTACACCGTCTCGAGAGCCTCAGCGAAGGCTCAATAATGCGATGTGAGAAgtcgtgaagaagaaagtaatcaAACTTCTTCACGCTGGGATAATCTATTCTTTACCACATAGTGGTTGGGTTAGCCCTGTCCAAGTGGTTGCAAAGAAAGGAGGAATGATGGGCATAGAAAATAACAAAAACGAGTTAATTCCACAATGAACCATCACGAGGCGaagaatgtgtattgattaccgAAAACTCAATGcggcaaccaagaaagaccacTTCTCACTacctttcattgatgaaatgttagagcggtTGGCGAAGCATTCTTTCTTATGTTTCTATGATAGGTATTCGGGGTATCATCAGATTCCCATCCACCCCGATGATCAAAGCAAGACAACTTTCACATGCTCGTATGGAACATATGCTTATCGCAGAATGTCATTCGGGTTGTGTAATGCACCCGCTTCATTCCAACGGTGCATGATGTGCATTTTCTCAgacatgatagaagaaatcatggaggtgttgatggacgactttttggtctatggcaaAACCTTTGATCACTGTTTGGAGAATCTAGACAAAGTCTTGCAACGATGCCAAGAGAAGGACCTAGTACTTAACCGGGAAAAGTGCCACTTCATGGTCCATGAGGGCATCATTCTTGGGCACCTCGTGTCCGAGAGGGGGATTGACGTAGACAAGGAAAAAATCAAGGTTATCGAGCAACTACCACCCCCTATGAACGTGAAAGGAATCCACAACTTCCTAGGTCATGCAAGGTTCTATAGGTGGTTAATCAAAGATTTTTCACAAATCGCTAGACCCCTCTTGAACCTGTTAGCTAAGGATGCACCTTTTGAGTTCATAGATGAGTGCTTAGATGCTTTCCACactctcaagaaagcactcatctcaacaccaatcatccaaccataGGATTGGTCGCTGCCGTttgagatcatgtgtgatgctagtgactatgctgttggtgcggtccttggccaaactaaagataagaagcatcatgcaatcGCATATGCTAGCAAAACGCTTACAGGAGCTCAACTTAACTACGCTACCACAAAAAGAGCTCTTAGCAGATGTTTTTGCTATCGACAAGTTTAGGTCTTACTTAGTGGGTGCAAAAGTTAtcatttatactgatcatgctgcacttaaatacttgctcactaagaaagttATCGTTtatactccaagaatttgaccttgaaataaaagataaaaatagAGTAGAGAACACCGTTGCAGATCATTTGTCGCGTATGCAGGTCACTAACATACAGAAACTTCCAATAAATGACTTCCTATGCGACGACATGCTACTAAAGGTGACGGATTCAAACCCATGATATGCACATATCATGAACTTCATGGTTTGAGGATACGTACCACCAGGAGAAAACAAAAAAAGCTGTAAGCCAAAAGTAGATGACACCTTTGGGATGACCCATACCTGTACAAGGTATGCTCTGATGGCCTGTTAAGGAGATGTGTACCAATGGTGGAAGGGATGCAAATCATTGAGAAATGCCATGTAGCACCGTATGGAGGCCACTATGGAGTATTCTGCACACAAGCCAAAATCTAGCATTGCAGATTCTTCTGACCGACAATGTACAAAGGCGCCAAAGAATTAATCCAAAGGTGTCAGAAATGCCAGCTGCAAGGTGGCATCATGACTCACAATGCAATGCCCCTCCACTACAACCTACAAGTGGAGATCTTCGATGTCTAGGGCATTAACTTCATAGGACCGTTTCAAAAGTCCCATGACAGTGAGTACATCCTTATCACCATGGACTATGTATCAAAATGGGTGGAAGCATTACCATGCAGAGCTGCTGACACTAGGCACGCAAAAAagatgttccatgaagtgatCTTCCCTTGCTTTGGAACACCAAGAATAATGATAAGCGATAGGGGATACCACTTCATCGACAAGACCTTCAGAGCCTTCCTAAAAGAGCTTGGGGCCAAGAACAACATTGCCACCCCGTACCATCCTTAAACCAACGGTCAGGCAGGAacttctgtttacaccaaaatttgggagaaagaacgcgggaactcgcaggcttccaagattgtgccaatcaaagaAGATCGATGTCAACCACGATTCTGTAATTGGGTCTCTTGGGATGACGTCAGCGGATAGCGATGATGAACTATGGATAGCGatgatgatcttattattgtattatggcctgcatgattctgcctcatgccccactgatattagtaatgagttagggtcgtcgagtctattgttatttctacggcctgtatgattctgtctcatgccccactggtcatgatgatagatgagatctaacatgttcattagatttatctttattaaacggttaagtggtgttgaattgtttctttatataaaaaggggttcggttaattataatcattggctcagcacaaaccgatcattgttgacatcttattgccattgattaatatctgttcgattattgatatttatcctgaatgataatcgattcttcttacacaaccccatgagctctaattgatttattctcatgaatatactagaatcaactatttagtcgatctcctttcatatcggctcttatagccacacattcgggactgtctggcaacaccgacaagttGCGCCCTTagttactgatgaactttctctccttgtcaattgtagggtcaaattgactggcacgtctcgggtggatcgcgtaggatcgaccacccctgtgctgaagctaggcggatctgctccatcgagcggacccttctggcttgctgcgtgtgtcctcggcacaggtcgaaaattctgtgtcgacacatgtttctggcaagcccggtgggaccccacaatcatcatggcggttcacaacaacgacga
Above is a genomic segment from Miscanthus floridulus cultivar M001 chromosome 3, ASM1932011v1, whole genome shotgun sequence containing:
- the LOC136547318 gene encoding cytochrome P450 709B2-like, which produces MGVAWMVAAAVAAVLASWAFNALVHLVWRPYAITRRFRAQGVCGPEYRFFTGSLGEIKRLRGEGAAVTLDVDDHDFIPMVQPHLRKWIALYGRTFVYWTGARPNVCVADVNVVRQVLFDRNGLYPKNLMNPHISRLLGKGLVLTDGDDWKRHRKVVHPAFNMDKLKMMTVTMSDCARSMMSEWEAQLAKGGEVEIELSSRFEELTADVISHTAFGSSYDEGKRVFLAQRELQYLAFSTFFNVQIPALRYLPTEKNLRTWKLDKQVRGMLMDIIKTRLANKDTAGYGNDLLGLMLEACAPEHGETPMLSMDEIIDECKTFFFAGHDTTSHLLTWASFLLSTHPEWQERLREEVRRECGDEVPTGDALNKLKLVNMFLLETLRLYGPVSLIQRKAGSDLDLGGVRVPEGAILTIPIATIHRDKEVWGDDAGEFKPERFENGVTRAAKYPNALLSFSSGPRSCIGQNFAMIEAKAVVAMILQRFALDLSPKYVHAPMDVITLRPRHGLPMLLKRL